The proteins below come from a single Cricetulus griseus strain 17A/GY chromosome 6, alternate assembly CriGri-PICRH-1.0, whole genome shotgun sequence genomic window:
- the Med22 gene encoding mediator of RNA polymerase II transcription subunit 22 isoform X1 translates to MAQQRALPQSKETLLQSYNKRLKDDIKSIMDNFTEIIKTAKIEDETQVSRATQGEQDNYEMHVRAANIVRAGESLMKLVSDLKQFLILNDFPSVNEAIDQRNQQLRALQEECDRKLITLRDEVSIDLYELEEEYYSSSSSLCEANDLPLCEAYWRLDLDTDSADGLSAPLLASPETGAGPLQSAASAHSHGGGPGPIEHT, encoded by the exons ATGGCCCAGCAGAGAGCCCTGCCCCAGAGCAAGGAGACACTACTGCAGTCTTACAACAAGCGACTCAAAGACGACATCAAGTCCATCATGGACAACTTCACTGAGATCATCAAGACCGCCAAG ATTGAGGATGAGACACAGGTGTCACGGGCTACTCAGGGTGAACAGGACAATTACGAGATGCACGTTCGAGCTGCCAACATC GTCCGAGCTGGTGAGTCACTGATGAAGCTGGTATCTGATCTCAAGCAGTTCCTGATCCTCAATGACTTCCCATCTGTGAATGAGGCTATCGACCAGCGTAACCAGCAGCTGCGTGCCCTGCAGGAAGAGTGTGACCGCAAGCTCATCACCCTTCGGGATGAGGTCTCCATTGACCTCTATGAGCTGGAGGAGGAGTACTACTCGTCCAG CTCAAGTCTCTGCGAAGCTAATGACCTGCCTCTATGTGAAGCTTACTGGAGGCTGGACCTCGACACAGATTCTGCTGATGGCCTCTCAGCCCCTCTTCTGGCGTCCCCGGAGACTGGTGCTGGTCCCCTGCAATCTGCAGCCTCTGCCCACTCCCATGGTGGTGGCCCTGGTCCCATAGAACATACCTGA
- the Rpl7a gene encoding 60S ribosomal protein L7a isoform X2 yields MPKGKKAKGKKVAPAPAVVKKQEAKKVVNPLFEKRPKNFGIGQDIQPKRDLTRFVKWPRYIRLQRQRAILYKRLKVPPAINQFTQALDRQTATQLLKLAHKYRPETKQEKKQRLLARAEKKAAGKGDVPTKRPPVLRAGVNTVTTLVENKKAQLVVIAHDVDPIELVVFLPALCRKMGVPYCIIKGKARLGRLVHRKTCTTVAFTQVNSEDKGALAKLVEAIRTNYNDRYDEIRRHWGGNVLGPKSVARIAKLEKAKAKELATKLG; encoded by the exons ATG CCCAAGGGAAAGAAGGCCAAGGGGAAGAAGGTGGCCCCGGCCCCCGCTGTCGTGAAGAAACAGGAGGCCAAGAAGGTGGTGAACCCTTTGTTTGAGAAGAGGCCTAAGAACTTCGGCATTG GGCAGGACATCCAGCCCAAACGAGACCTCACACGCTTCGTCAAATGGCCCCGATACATTCGGCTGCAGCGGCAAAGGGCCATCCTCTATAAGCGGCTTAAAGTTCCTCCTGCCATTAACCAGTTCACCCAGGCCCTGGACCGGCAAACAG CTACCCAGCTGCTCAAGCTTGCCCACAAGTACAGGccagagacaaagcaggagaaGAAGCAAAGACTGTTGGCCCgtgctgagaagaaggctgcTGGCAAAGGGGATGTCCCAACTAAGAGGCCACCTGTTCTTCGAGCAG GAGTCAACACAGTCACCACCTTGGTGGAGAACAAGAAGGCTCAGCTGGTGGTAATCGCCCACGATGTAGACCCCATTGAG CTGGTAgtcttcctgcctgccctgtgtcGGAAGATGGGGGTCCCCTACTGCATCATCAAGGGAAAAGCCAGGCTGGGACGACTGGTCCACAGGAAAACATGTACCACCGTTGCCTTCACACAGGTTAACTC GGAAGACAAGGGTGCTTTGGCTAAGCTGGTGGAAGCTATTAGGACCAATTACAACGACAGATATGATGAG aTCCGACGCCACTGGGGAGGCAATGTCCTGGGTCCTAAATCTGTGGCTCGAATTGCcaagctggaaaaggcaaaggCTAAAGAACTCGCTACTAAACTGGGTTAA
- the LOC100770865 gene encoding surfeit locus protein 1, translated as MAAVMAFAVLRQRMMRWPQSSYAGLAPLRVARGSVLGFSFRSGMVWRPSSSTAEAAATKAEDSSFLQWFLLLIPATAFGLGTWQVQRRKWKLKLIAELESRVMAEPIPLPADLMELKSMEYRPVKVRGHFDHSKELYIMPRTMVDPAREAQDAGRISSSMESGAYVVTPFHCSDLGITILVNRGFVPKKKVNPETRQKGQVLGEVDLVGIVRLTETRKPFVPENSPQQNHWHYRDLEAMAKITGADPIFIDADFQSTIPGGPIGGQTRVTLRNEHMQYIITWYGLCAATSYLWFQKFVRRTPGL; from the exons ATGGCCGCGGTGATGGCTTTCGCTGTGCTGCGGCAGCGGATGATGCGGTGGCCCCAATCGTCCTACGCGGGGCTG GCCCCGCTCCGAGTTGCCAGAGGGAGCGTCCTTGGATTTTCTTTCCGCTCAG GGATGGTCTGGAGGCCAAGCAGTTCTACAGCTGAAGCAGCCGCCACTAAAGCAGAGGACAGCTCTTTTCTCCAGTGGTTCCTGCTTCTCATCCCTGCTACTGCTTTTGGCTTGGGGACTTGGCAG GTCCAGCGTCGGAAATGGAAGCTGAAACTGATTGCAGAATTAGAGTCTCGAGTCATGGCTGAGCCCAtccctctgcctgcaga CCTAATGGAACTGAAAAGTATGGAGTACAGGCCAGTGAAGGTCAGGGGGCACTTTGACCACTCTAAAGAGCTGTACATTATGCCTCGGACCATGGTGGACCCTGCCCGAGAGGCCCAAGATGCTGGCAGAATCTCCTCCTCGATGGAAAGTGGAGCCTATGTAGTTACTCCTTTCCATTGCTCTGACTTGGG AATCACCATCCTGGTTAACAGAGGGTTTGTTCCGAAGAAGAAAGTGAATCCTGAGACCAGACAGAAAGGCCAG GTTCTCGGAGAAGTAGACCTAGTTGGCATAGTGAGGCTGACAGAAACCAGGAAGCCCTTTGTTCCTGAGAACAGCCCACAACAGAATCACTGGCATTACCGGGACCTGGAGGCTATGGCCAAGATAACAGGCGCAGACCCCATTTTCATTGATGCAGACTTCC AAAGTACAATCCCTGGAGGACCCATTGGAGGGCAAACAAGAGTCACTCTTCGGAACGAGCACATGCAGTACATCATTACCTG GTATGGACTGTGTGCAGCCACATCGTACTTATGGTTTCAAAAATTTGTGAGGCGGACACCAGGTCTATGA
- the Surf2 gene encoding surfeit locus protein 2 isoform X1, protein MDEPSPDVRAFLRQHPSLRLLPNTHKVRCSLTGHELPCRLPELQVYTRGKKYQRLSRASSAFDYTAFEPHIVPSTKNPHQLFCKLTLRHINKFPEHVLRHTQGRRYQRALHQYEECQKQGVEYVPACLLHKKRKREDHMDGDGLSGQRTAFWEPASSDEGGSLSDDSMTDLYPPELFTEKDMDKSENDTPQDFLTDQEEEKPKQSREKGTGERRETKMDHKRRCKLRKKEFTSLTKKFKSHHHHKPKNFSSFKQLGK, encoded by the exons ATGGACGAACCATCTCCTGATGTGCGAGCTTTCCTGCGCCAGCACCCCAGCCTGAGGCTTCTGCCCAACACTCACAAG GTGCGCTGCTCCCTAACTGGCCATGAGCTACCCTGCCGTCTGCCAGAGCTTCAGGTCTACACCCGCGGCAAGAAGTACCAGCGGCTGTCCAGAGCCTCCTCGGCCTTCGATTACACAGCGTTCGAGCCACACATCGTGCCCAGCACAAAGAATCC GCACCAACTGTTCTGCAAACTCACCCTGAGGCACATCAACAAGTTTCCAGAGCATGTGCTGAGGCACACCCAAGGCCGGAGGTATCAGAGAGCACTTCATCAAT ATGAGGAGTGTCAGAAACAAGGTGTGGAGTATGTCCCTGCCTGCCTACTgcacaagaagaggaagagggaggaccACATGGACGGAGATGGGCTATCTGGCCAGAGAACAGCTTTCTGGGAGCCAGCTTCCAGTGATGAAGGAGGATCCTTGAGCGATGACAGCATGACAGACCTATACCCAC CTGAGCTATTCACAGAAAAAGATATGGACAAGTCTGAGAATGATACTCCTCAAGACTTTCTGACAGACCAAGAGGAAGAGAAGCCAAAGCAGTCAAGAGAGAAgggcactggggagagaagagagaccaAAATGGACCACAAGAGGCGCTGTAAACTCAGGAAG AAGGAGTTCACCTCATTGACCAAGAAATTCAAGAGCCATCATCACCACAAGCCCAAGAACTTCAGTTCCTTTAAACAGCTGGGGAAATGA
- the Surf2 gene encoding surfeit locus protein 2 isoform X2: MDEPSPDVRAFLRQHPSLRLLPNTHKVRCSLTGHELPCRLPELQVYTRGKKYQRLSRASSAFDYTAFEPHIVPSTKNPHQLFCKLTLRHINKFPEHVLRHTQGRRYQRALHQYEECQKQGVEYVPACLLHKKRKREDHMDGDGLSGQRTAFWEPASSDEGGSLSDDSMTDLYPPELFTEKDMDKSENDTPQDFLTDQEEEKPKQSREKGTGERRETKMDHKRRCKLRKEFTSLTKKFKSHHHHKPKNFSSFKQLGK; this comes from the exons ATGGACGAACCATCTCCTGATGTGCGAGCTTTCCTGCGCCAGCACCCCAGCCTGAGGCTTCTGCCCAACACTCACAAG GTGCGCTGCTCCCTAACTGGCCATGAGCTACCCTGCCGTCTGCCAGAGCTTCAGGTCTACACCCGCGGCAAGAAGTACCAGCGGCTGTCCAGAGCCTCCTCGGCCTTCGATTACACAGCGTTCGAGCCACACATCGTGCCCAGCACAAAGAATCC GCACCAACTGTTCTGCAAACTCACCCTGAGGCACATCAACAAGTTTCCAGAGCATGTGCTGAGGCACACCCAAGGCCGGAGGTATCAGAGAGCACTTCATCAAT ATGAGGAGTGTCAGAAACAAGGTGTGGAGTATGTCCCTGCCTGCCTACTgcacaagaagaggaagagggaggaccACATGGACGGAGATGGGCTATCTGGCCAGAGAACAGCTTTCTGGGAGCCAGCTTCCAGTGATGAAGGAGGATCCTTGAGCGATGACAGCATGACAGACCTATACCCAC CTGAGCTATTCACAGAAAAAGATATGGACAAGTCTGAGAATGATACTCCTCAAGACTTTCTGACAGACCAAGAGGAAGAGAAGCCAAAGCAGTCAAGAGAGAAgggcactggggagagaagagagaccaAAATGGACCACAAGAGGCGCTGTAAACTCAGGAAG GAGTTCACCTCATTGACCAAGAAATTCAAGAGCCATCATCACCACAAGCCCAAGAACTTCAGTTCCTTTAAACAGCTGGGGAAATGA
- the Surf2 gene encoding surfeit locus protein 2 isoform X3 — translation MDEPSPDVRAFLRQHPSLRLLPNTHKVRCSLTGHELPCRLPELQVYTRGKKYQRLSRASSAFDYTAFEPHIVPSTKNPHQLFCKLTLRHINKFPEHVLRHTQGRRYQRALHQYEECQKQGVEYVPACLLHKKRKREDHMDGDGLSGQRTAFWEPASSDEGGSLSDDSMTDLYPPELFTEKDMDKSENDTPQDFLTDQEEEKPKQSREKGTGERRETKMDHKRRCKLRKP, via the exons ATGGACGAACCATCTCCTGATGTGCGAGCTTTCCTGCGCCAGCACCCCAGCCTGAGGCTTCTGCCCAACACTCACAAG GTGCGCTGCTCCCTAACTGGCCATGAGCTACCCTGCCGTCTGCCAGAGCTTCAGGTCTACACCCGCGGCAAGAAGTACCAGCGGCTGTCCAGAGCCTCCTCGGCCTTCGATTACACAGCGTTCGAGCCACACATCGTGCCCAGCACAAAGAATCC GCACCAACTGTTCTGCAAACTCACCCTGAGGCACATCAACAAGTTTCCAGAGCATGTGCTGAGGCACACCCAAGGCCGGAGGTATCAGAGAGCACTTCATCAAT ATGAGGAGTGTCAGAAACAAGGTGTGGAGTATGTCCCTGCCTGCCTACTgcacaagaagaggaagagggaggaccACATGGACGGAGATGGGCTATCTGGCCAGAGAACAGCTTTCTGGGAGCCAGCTTCCAGTGATGAAGGAGGATCCTTGAGCGATGACAGCATGACAGACCTATACCCAC CTGAGCTATTCACAGAAAAAGATATGGACAAGTCTGAGAATGATACTCCTCAAGACTTTCTGACAGACCAAGAGGAAGAGAAGCCAAAGCAGTCAAGAGAGAAgggcactggggagagaagagagaccaAAATGGACCACAAGAGGCGCTGTAAACTCAGGAAG CCTTAG
- the Surf4 gene encoding surfeit locus protein 4 isoform X2 produces the protein MGQNDLMGTAEDFADQFLRVTKQYLPHVARLCLISTFLEDGIRMWFQWSEQRDYIDTTWSCGYLLASSFVFLNLLGQLTGCVLVLSRNFVQYACFGLFGIIALQTIAYSILWDLKFLMRNLALGGGLLLLLAESRSEGKSMFAGVPTMRESSPKQYMQLGGRVLLVLMFMTLLHFDASFFSIVQNIVGTALMILVAIGFKTKLAALTLVVWLFAINVYFNAFWTIPVYKPMHDFLKYDFFQTMSVIGGLLLVVALGPGGVSMDEKKKEW, from the exons atgGGCCAGAACGACCTGATGGGCACGGCCGAGGACTTCGCCGACCAG TTCCTTCGAGTCACCAAGCAGTACCTGCCTCATGTGGCACGCCTCTGCCTGATTAGTACCTTCTTGGAGGATGGCATCCGCATGTGGTTTCAGTGGAGTGAGCAACGTGACTATATTGACACTACCTGGAGCTGTGGCTACCTGTTGGCCTCATCCTTTGTGTTCCTCAACCTCCTGGGACAGTTGA CTGGCTGTGTTTTGGTGCTGAGCAGGAACTTCGTGCAATATGCCTGCTTTGGGCTGTTTGGAATCATCGCACTGCAG ACAATTGCCTACAGCATTTTGTGGGACTTGAAGTTTCTGATGAG GAACCTGGCTTTGGGAGGAGGTTTGCTGCTGCTCTTGGCAGAGTCCCGCTCAGAAGGGAAGAGCATGTTTGCTGGTGTTCCCACCATGCGTGAGAGCTCCCCTAAGCAGTACATGCAACTTGGAGGAAGGGTCCTGCTGGTCCTGATGTTCATGACCCTCCTTCACTTTGATGCCAGCTTCTTTTCC ATCGTCCAGAACATTGTGGGCACAGCTCTGATGATCCTAGTAGCCATTGGTTTTAAAACCAAGTTGGCAGCTTTGACTCTTGTCGTCTGGCTGTTTGCCATCAACGTGTATTTCAACGCCTTCTGGACAATCCCGGTCTATAAACCCATGCATGACTTCCTGAAATATGACTTCTTCCAGACCATGTCAGTGATTGGAGGCCTGCTCCTGGTGGTGGCTCTTGGCCCAGGGGGTGTCTCCATggatgagaagaagaaagagtggTAA